GCCTGGCCGCTGAAGAGCTGGACCTGCCGACCTCGCCGTACCATTTTGCCGACACCTTCGAGGACTACAGCAAAGCCGTCCAGGACCTGGGTTTCCCTTGCGTGGTCAAGCCGGTGATGAGTTCGTCGGGCAAAGGCCAGAGCTTGCTGCGCAGCGCCGATGACGTACAGAAAGCCTGGGATTATGCGCAAGAGGGCGGTCGCGCCGGCAAAGGTCGGGTGATCATCGAAGGCTTCATCGACTTCGATTACGAGATCACGCTGCTGACCGTGCGCCACATTGGCGGCACCACGTTCTGCGCACCGGTCGGCCACCGTCAGGAAAAGGGCGACTATCAGGAATCCTGGCAGCCACAAGCCATGAGCCCGATTGCACTGGCCGAGTCGGAGCGCGTCGCCAAAGCTGTCACGGAAGCGCTGGGTGGCCGTGGTCTGTTCGGCGTCGAGTTGTTCATCAAAGGCGATCAGGTGTGGTTCAGCGAAGTTTCGCCGCGTCCGCATGACACCGGTCTGGTCACGCTGATTTCCCAGGATCTGTCGCAGTTCGCCCTGCACGCCCGCGCCATTTTAGGTTTGCCGGTGCCGCTGATTCGTCAGTTCGGCCCATCGGCTTCGGCGGTGATTCTGGTGGAAGGGCAGTCGACCCAGACCGCATTCGCCAACCTGGGTGCTGCGTTGAGCGAGCCGGACACTGCACTGCGTCTGTTCGGTAAGCCTGAAGTGAATGGCCAGCGCCGCATGGGCGTGGCGCTGGCGCGGGATGAGTCGATCGAGGCCGCGCGTGCCAAGGCGACTCGTGCTTCTCAGGCGGTTGTTGTAGAGCTGTAACCGAGTCGCTCCCATCGCGGGCGAGCCCGCTCCCACAGGTTTTTGCCGTACACAAAATTTGTGATCAGCAGAAATCCCTGTGGGAGCGGGCTTGCCCGCAATGGTGGTCTATCAGGCCACCCGATTCAGATCGTTATTGCGCGTCTCCTTCAAACACAACACCGCAATCAAACTCAACACCGCCGCCGCCGACACATACCCGCCGACATAGCTCAACCCGCCCATCGCCACCAGTTTCTGCGCAAAGAACGGCGCCGCCGAGGCCCCGACTATCCCGCCCAGGTTGTACGCTGCCGAAGCACCGGTATAACGCACATGGGTCGGAAACAGCTCAGGCAGCAGTGCGCCCATCGGTGCGAACGTTACGCCCATCAAAAACAGCTCGATGCACAGAAACAGCGCCACGCCCCAGGTCGAGCCTTGCGTCAGCAACGGTTCCATCAGAAACCCGGAAAGCACCGCCAGCATGCCGCCGATGAGCAATACCGGTTTGCGTCCGAAACGGTCACTGGCCCAGGCGGATAGCGGTGTGGCTGCGGCCATGAACAATACGGCGAAGCACAGCAGGCCGAGGAAAGTCTCGCGGCTATATCCCAGCGTGGACACGCCGTAGCTGAGGGAGAACACCGTCGAGATATAAAACAGCGCATAGCAGACCACCATGGCCATCGCGCCCAGCAGCGTCGGTGCCCAGTACTGACTGAACAGCTCGACCAACGGCATCTTCACGCGCTCCTGGCGGGCGATGGCGTTGGCGAACACTGGCGTTTCATGCAGTTTGAGGCGCACATACAGACCGACCATCACCAGCGCCGCGCTGAGTAGAAATGGAATGCGCCAGCCCCAACTGCGGAACTGTTCGTCATCGAGGGTCATGGCCAGGGTCAGGAACAAACCGTTGGCCGCCAGAAAACCGATCGAAGGGCCGAGTTGCGGGAACATGCCGAACCATGCGCGTTTGCCCTTCGGCGCGTTTTCCGTGGCGAGCAGCGCTGCGCCGCCCCATTCCCCGCCCAATCCCAAGCCCTGACCGAAGCGCAGCACGCAGAGCAGAATCGGCGCCCAGGCACCAATGCTGTCGTAGCCCGGTAGTACGCCAATCAATGTCGTACAAACGCCCATCAAAAGTAGCGAAGCGACCAGCGTGGATTTACGCCCGATGCGGTCGCCGAAGTGGCCAAACAGCGCCGAACCCAGCGGACGGGCGAGGAAAGCGATGCCGAAGGTGAGAAACGCCGAAAGCATTTGCGCGGTGCCAGACGTTTGCGGAAAGAACACCGGCCCGATCACCAGCGCTGCAGCGGTGGCGTAGACGTAGAAGTCGTAGAACTCGATGGCGGTGCCGATAAAACTTGCCGTGGCCACGCGGGTGGCGGAGTTGGTCGGCTGGGCAGGCGCGGTTTCGCTGTAAGCGGTTTGGGTCGTCATGCGGTGATCCCTGACAGTCATGAGCTCCAGTGGAGCGAATTATTATGGTCGAACACCCAGGGATGTGGGATGAGGCGCGGTCGCTGTTTCAGGTAGGAACAGTCGCCGGAGTACAGCGGAATTGGCCGAAACCTGTTGTGTGCGGGGTAAGCACAAGGTACGGCGGCGCTGGGTAAGCGGATCGATTATAGGAAGGGGGCTAACGATTGAACAAGAGCAAAAGATCGCAGCCTGCGGCAGCTCCTACATTTGGAACATTTGGAACATTTGGAACATTTGGAACATTTGGAACATTTGGGACAATTTGGGACATTTGGGACATTTGGGACATTTGGGACATTTGGGACATTTGGGACATTTGGGACATTTGGGGCATTTGGAACATTTGGAACGCATTCCAATGTAGGAGCTGCCGAAGGCTGCGATCTTTTGATCTTTTGATCTTCTATCGGGCAGGCACCAAAGCCGGCACAGACGAGGTATGCCAGATCAACACCTTGCTCACCCTGTTCTCTTCGGTCTCGAGGATTTCCAGGCGATAACGCCCGATCTTCAGGCACACCGCGCTTTCCGGAATGGTTTCCAGCGCTTCGGTGACCAGGCCATTGAGAGTCTTCGGCCCGTCGCTCGGCAAATGCCAGCCGAGGCACTTGTTCAAGTCGCGAATCGACGCGGCACCATCGATCACCATGCGCCCGTCGGGCTGCGGATGAATGTGCGGGTTGTCGAGACTGTGTTCGCTCTCGAATTCGCCGACGATCTCTTCGAGAATATCTTCCAGAGTCACGATGCCGAGCACTTCGCCGTATTCGTCCACCACCATGCCCAGGCGCCGTTGCTGCTTGTGGAAGTTAAGCAATTGCAGCTGCAGCGGTGTGCTTTCGGGGACGAAATACGGCTCGTAACTGGCGGCCAGCAGGGCCTCGCGGGTCAATTTGCTGTCATTCAGCAAATGGCCGATGTGACGGGTGTTGAGCACCGCTTCGACCTGATTGATATCGCTGTGAAACACTGGCAGACGCGTGCGTTTGTTTTGGCGCAGTT
This window of the Pseudomonas fluorescens genome carries:
- the purT gene encoding formate-dependent phosphoribosylglycinamide formyltransferase, whose protein sequence is MTRIGTPLSPTATRVLLCGCGELGKEVVIELQRLGVEVIAVDRYANAPAMQVAHRSHVINMLDGAALRAVIEAEKPHFIVPEIEAIATATLVELEAEGFTVIPTARAAQLTMNREGIRRLAAEELDLPTSPYHFADTFEDYSKAVQDLGFPCVVKPVMSSSGKGQSLLRSADDVQKAWDYAQEGGRAGKGRVIIEGFIDFDYEITLLTVRHIGGTTFCAPVGHRQEKGDYQESWQPQAMSPIALAESERVAKAVTEALGGRGLFGVELFIKGDQVWFSEVSPRPHDTGLVTLISQDLSQFALHARAILGLPVPLIRQFGPSASAVILVEGQSTQTAFANLGAALSEPDTALRLFGKPEVNGQRRMGVALARDESIEAARAKATRASQAVVVEL
- a CDS encoding thiocillin family RiPP — encoded protein: MEHLGQFGTFGTFGTFGTFGTFGTFGTFGAFGTFGTHSNVGAAEGCDLLIF
- a CDS encoding MFS transporter; this translates as MTTQTAYSETAPAQPTNSATRVATASFIGTAIEFYDFYVYATAAALVIGPVFFPQTSGTAQMLSAFLTFGIAFLARPLGSALFGHFGDRIGRKSTLVASLLLMGVCTTLIGVLPGYDSIGAWAPILLCVLRFGQGLGLGGEWGGAALLATENAPKGKRAWFGMFPQLGPSIGFLAANGLFLTLAMTLDDEQFRSWGWRIPFLLSAALVMVGLYVRLKLHETPVFANAIARQERVKMPLVELFSQYWAPTLLGAMAMVVCYALFYISTVFSLSYGVSTLGYSRETFLGLLCFAVLFMAAATPLSAWASDRFGRKPVLLIGGMLAVLSGFLMEPLLTQGSTWGVALFLCIELFLMGVTFAPMGALLPELFPTHVRYTGASAAYNLGGIVGASAAPFFAQKLVAMGGLSYVGGYVSAAAVLSLIAVLCLKETRNNDLNRVA